Part of the Desulfatiglans anilini DSM 4660 genome is shown below.
TTTTCAGCAACTCCAGCAGGCGGATGCCATGCAGCAATCCTTCTGGAAAAGCAAGGTTCTCCATACGGAGCTGCGGGGGCTCGATATCGGAGACCTCGACGGGGACGGCAAGAATGAGTTCGTGCTGATCGAAGGGATCGATGTGGTGGCCTACCGCTGGGAAAACGGCGCCATGCGCCGGCTGGGTTCACACACCTCCGCCGACAAGAACCGGTTCGTCGCGGTGGACGTTGCGGACATCAATGGGAACGGCCGTGCCGAGATATTCGCCAGCAGAGTGAGCGGCCTGAATGTGACGTCCATGGTGCTCGAATTGGGTCCGGGCGGCCTGAAGCCGATCGTGGAAAATTCCCCCTGGCTGTTCAGGGTCATGTCTTGGCCCGGCAGGGGAAAAATTCTGGTTGGCCAGAAAAAGTCGATGGGTCCGACGGGCGGCTACACCGCCTTGATCCGGGACTATTTCGAGCCGGGCGTGTTTGCGCTCAGTTGGAAAGACGGCCTTTACGCCGCGTCTGAGGAAGCGCCCCTGATCGATCAAAAGGATATTTATATCTACAACTTTGCCGTCGGGGATCTGGACGGGGACCAGACGGCCGAAGTGGTGATGATCGACCGGGACTATCACCTTCACCTCAAGGATCTTTCGGGGGCCTTGCTGTACGAGTCCAGTGACCTGTACGGAGGGAGCCTCAATTACATCGTGACCAATCCAGAGCCCGATGCGACCCGGGAGACTGCGGCGAGCGCCATGAAGACCGCCTTCCTCTATATCCCCGCCCGGATCCTGATCGAAGACCTCGACGGCGATGGGCGGAACGAGGTCATCATCAATCGCAACAAATCGATGACCGGCGGCTGGACGGAGCGGCTGAAGGCCTTCAAGGACGGCCGGATCGCCGCCCTGCTCTGGAACGGCCTCGCGCTCGAACCTATCTGGGAATCGCGCAAACTGAGCGGCGCTGTGTCGGACTATCAGATCAAGGACCTCAACAACGACAACCGGCCGGATCTGGTCGTCGGACTGCTGGAGGACCGGAAGGTGTCTATGGTGACCAACGGCCGGAGCATGGTGGTCAGCTATGAACTACAGCTCCCTGCCGAGGGGGGCGCAACCGGATCCAGATAGATTCCATGAGTCAGCCAATTTATGCTTGACAAGCACGTGCCAAGATGTTAAAAAAACGCAACTATTATGTCTAGAGTTTTGTCAGGAAATATCGGGCCCTTAGCCGAAAGCGGGGCGATTCTGGAAAGGAGGTGGTGCTGAGTACAGCCTTTGAATGCTTCATTTTTGGGTGAGGATGAAGTAAGAATTCAACCATTCCTTAGGAGGAAAGAGTGATGAAAAAAGTGCTTTTGGGCGTGATGGCCCTGGCCATCGCCTTTGTACTGGCGGTGCCTGCCATGGCCGAAGTCAAGCTGACGAC
Proteins encoded:
- a CDS encoding FG-GAP-like repeat-containing protein translates to MKRVLSTFIFSAVAAAVFALMPGPSGPLAAEQPVKIAVLPFTINAERDLGFLREGIQDMLASRLYWKDRVEVIDKGVIREAVAEEKGPLNVETAGALGRKLGADYVLFGSLTVFGESVSMDATMASLTKQETPVTVYVQTQGMETVIPEIDRFAQKVNGQIFGRVPEVQTAYAPPAAGTGPGVSPLNPNFQQLQQADAMQQSFWKSKVLHTELRGLDIGDLDGDGKNEFVLIEGIDVVAYRWENGAMRRLGSHTSADKNRFVAVDVADINGNGRAEIFASRVSGLNVTSMVLELGPGGLKPIVENSPWLFRVMSWPGRGKILVGQKKSMGPTGGYTALIRDYFEPGVFALSWKDGLYAASEEAPLIDQKDIYIYNFAVGDLDGDQTAEVVMIDRDYHLHLKDLSGALLYESSDLYGGSLNYIVTNPEPDATRETAASAMKTAFLYIPARILIEDLDGDGRNEVIINRNKSMTGGWTERLKAFKDGRIAALLWNGLALEPIWESRKLSGAVSDYQIKDLNNDNRPDLVVGLLEDRKVSMVTNGRSMVVSYELQLPAEGGATGSR